A single region of the Procambarus clarkii isolate CNS0578487 chromosome 59, FALCON_Pclarkii_2.0, whole genome shotgun sequence genome encodes:
- the LOC138353635 gene encoding uncharacterized protein, with amino-acid sequence MAPTPNSSVTSDGDKTLLKSRARDSFSRLHTAEEGLELRKLEMNVEHKNESDKVQKLSLGQKTNRPTKVILLVGATGTGKTTLINAMVNYIYCIDYTDNFRLILIDDKNAPKRSQAESQTDLITAYSFYQLPGMPFEYNYVLIDTPGFGDTRGIQRDREMMKQLEMFLKQDYGIDQVDGVGFVTPASAARLTQTQRYVYDGLSSMFGKDIKENIYVMATFADAKTPPVLDALEEAGIHYAGFYKFNNSALYARNTGGNGGSDDSDSDDEDSVYICKLFWEMGFRSMTNFFLKLGKTSPASLTLTKQVLEERSRLQLVVIGLQNQIHLGLGKLTNLNQERDMLARLDDDMKGSANYQEEVDVPKITKINLSPREHVTNCIKCNMTCHYPCSRPDDDNKAGCWAMRDGYCRICPEKCYWDLHKNMKFRYEHTWVKETRTVQELLDRYEKAQKGKLDKEGAIEAIENDINAHAQILFGMIREVQSHVERLEEIALKPNPISTKEYIDLMIESEKMQKRYNFQKRIEMLEKLKEEVAVIQAVRGGCHQSSGEALLNYFHGLIID; translated from the coding sequence ATGGCACCAACTCCAAATTCCTCTGTCACTTCTGATGGCGACAAAACGTTGCTGAAAAGCCGAGCAAGGGACAGCTTTAGCAGACTGCACACTGCCGAAGAAGGACTTGAATTACGGAAATTGGAGATGAATGTGGAACACAAGAATGAGAGTGATAAGGTGCAGAAGCTGTCCCTCGGCCAAAAGACCAATAGGCCAACCAAGGTGATACTCTTGGTGGGTGCTACGGGGACTGGTAAGACGACTCTCATCAATGCCATGGTGAACTACATTTATTGTATAGACTACACCGACAACTTTAGACTCATTCTTATTGATGATAAAAATGCTCCCAAACGTTCCCAAGCCGAAAGCCAGACAGATCTGATCACAGCTTATTCATTTTATCAATTACCAGGAATGCCCTTTGAGTACAATTATGTACTCATTGACACGCCAGGCTTTGGAGACACTAGAGGCATTCAGCGTGACCGTGAAATGATGAAACAGCTTGAAATGTTCCTGAAACAAGATTATGGGATTGATCAAGTTGATGGAGTTGGTTTCGTTACTCCAGCTTCTGCTGCACGATTGACGCAGACACAGAGATATGTATATGACGGCCTTTCTTCCATGTTTGGTAAGGACATTAAAGAAAATATTTATGTTATGGCTACATTTGCGGATGCAAAGACTCCTCCAGTACTGGATGCGCTTGAAGAAGCTGGAATTCACTACGCTGGATTTTACAAGTTCAACAACAGTGCACTCTACGCTCGCAACACTGGTGGAAACGGGGGCAGTGATGATTCTGACTCAGACGATGAAGATTCGGTTTACATCTGTAAGTTGTTCTGGGAGATGGGATTCCGAAGCATGACCAACTTCTTCTTAAAGTTGGGAAAAACGTCTCCAGCAAGTCTAACCCTAACAAAACAAGTGCTTGAAGAACGAAGTCGTCTACAGTTAGTAGTAATTGGCTTGCAGAATCAGATTCATTTAGGTTTGGGGAAGTTAACAAACCTAAACCAAGAGCGAGACATGTTGGCTCGTCTTGATGACGACATGAAAGGAAGTGCAAATTATCAGGAAGAAGTCGACGTTCCTAAGATAACTAAGATTAATTTGAGTCCCCGGGAACATGTGACAAATTGCATAAAGTGCAACATGACTTGTCATTACCCGTGTTCCCGTCCTGATGATGATAACAAAGCTGGTTGCTGGGCAATGAGAGATGGATACTGCAGGATCTGTCCGGAGAAGTGTTACTGGGATCTTCACAAGAACATGAAGTTCAGGTATGAGCACACTTGGGTCAAGGAAACACGCACAGTGCAGGAGCTTCTCGACCGCTATGAGAAAGCTCAGAAGGGAAAACTTGACAAAGAAGGTGCAATCGAAGCCATAGAAAATGACATCAACGCACATGCACAAATACTTTTTGGCATGATAAGGGAAGTTCAAAGCCACGTAGAACGATTAGAGGAAATTGCCCTCAAGCCAAACCCCATATCAACAAAAGAATACATTGATCTAATGATTGAATCTGAGAAGATGCAGAAGCGCTACAACTTCCAGAAGAGGATTGAGATGCTTGAGAAACTCAAGGAGGAAGTAGCAGTCATCCAGGCAGTGCGTGGAGGCTGCCACCAGTCATCTGGTGAAGCATTACTTAATTATTTCCATGGACTTATTATTGACTAA